The following proteins are co-located in the Mesorhizobium sp. M1E.F.Ca.ET.045.02.1.1 genome:
- a CDS encoding beta-ketoacyl-[acyl-carrier-protein] synthase family protein, producing MDRRVVITGVGGLCGLGTDAASMWKEIREGRSAIGPLANSELHDLEGMTGAEIKALPEHDIDRKQLVSMARFSLLAVLAAREAMRQAGLSCDEGNAHRFGATVGVGGLGWDVMEETYRALLLDGARRVGILAVPKTMPSAAAGQVSLRLGLRGPVFGVNSACASANHAIASAVDQIKLGRADVMVSGGSDAPFAWGVLKAWEAMRVLSPDTCRPFSADRKGLVLGEGAGMAVLESYEHATRRGATILAEIAGVGLSADAFHIAAPSVEGPASAMRACLADAGLNAEDVDYLNAHGTGTKSNDQTETAAIKRVFGNHAYSMSISSTKSTHAHCLGAASALEMIACVMAIQEDVVPPTANYREPDPACDLDVTPNVPRERKVRVAMSNAFAMGGTNAVLAFRQV from the coding sequence ATGGACAGGCGCGTCGTTATCACCGGAGTGGGCGGCCTGTGCGGACTGGGCACTGACGCCGCCTCTATGTGGAAAGAGATCCGCGAAGGCCGCTCCGCCATCGGCCCGCTCGCCAATTCCGAGCTTCATGACCTGGAGGGCATGACCGGCGCTGAGATCAAGGCGCTGCCCGAGCACGACATCGATCGCAAGCAGCTCGTCTCCATGGCCCGCTTCAGCTTGCTCGCCGTGCTTGCGGCGCGCGAAGCCATGCGGCAGGCCGGACTTTCCTGCGACGAAGGGAATGCCCATCGCTTCGGCGCTACAGTGGGCGTCGGCGGCTTGGGCTGGGATGTAATGGAGGAAACTTACCGGGCCCTCCTTTTGGACGGCGCGAGGCGAGTTGGCATCCTCGCTGTACCCAAAACGATGCCAAGCGCCGCCGCCGGCCAGGTGAGCTTGCGCCTCGGCTTGCGCGGGCCGGTGTTCGGGGTGAACTCCGCATGTGCCTCGGCCAACCATGCGATCGCCTCGGCGGTGGATCAGATCAAGCTGGGCCGGGCCGACGTAATGGTTTCCGGGGGCAGCGACGCACCCTTCGCATGGGGCGTGCTGAAAGCATGGGAAGCAATGCGCGTGCTTTCACCCGATACCTGCCGGCCCTTCTCCGCCGATAGGAAGGGCCTGGTGCTGGGCGAGGGTGCGGGCATGGCCGTGCTGGAAAGCTACGAGCATGCCACGAGGCGTGGTGCCACAATTCTTGCCGAGATCGCCGGCGTCGGCCTTTCCGCCGATGCCTTCCACATCGCCGCGCCATCTGTCGAGGGGCCAGCGTCGGCGATGCGCGCCTGCCTTGCCGATGCCGGGCTGAATGCCGAGGACGTCGACTACCTCAACGCGCACGGCACCGGTACCAAGAGCAATGATCAGACTGAAACGGCGGCGATCAAGCGTGTGTTTGGAAATCACGCTTATTCGATGTCCATCTCTTCCACCAAGTCCACGCACGCGCATTGCCTCGGCGCAGCGAGCGCGCTTGAAATGATCGCCTGCGTGATGGCAATCCAAGAGGACGTCGTGCCGCCGACCGCCAACTATCGCGAGCCAGACCCCGCTTGCGATCTCGACGTCACGCCCAATGTGCCGCGCGAGCGCAAGGTGCGCGTCGCCATGAGCAACGCCTTCGCCATGGGCGGCACGAACGCAGTTCTGGCATTCAGGCAGGTGTAG
- a CDS encoding acyl carrier protein yields MADQFATDVIALIKKRAESESGEGMPASFVGEITIATELDALGFDSLGLADVLWDVEQAYGIKIDMNTADAWSNLKNVGDVVDAVRGLLAKEA; encoded by the coding sequence ATGGCCGATCAATTCGCAACGGACGTCATTGCCCTGATCAAGAAACGCGCCGAGTCGGAGAGCGGTGAGGGAATGCCTGCGTCATTCGTCGGCGAGATAACAATCGCCACGGAACTGGACGCGCTCGGGTTCGATTCGCTGGGTTTGGCGGACGTCCTCTGGGATGTGGAACAGGCCTACGGCATCAAGATCGACATGAACACGGCCGATGCCTGGTCGAATCTCAAGAATGTCGGCGACGTCGTGGACGCCGTCCGCGGCTTGCTTGCGAAGGAGGCTTGA
- a CDS encoding LysR family transcriptional regulator has translation MRFKGLDLNLLVVLDALLTERNLSAAARRINLSQPAMSAAVARLRDYFRDELFTIRGRERFLTPRAAAFAPAVRDALQHIQCSIISSDPFDPARADRLFRIILSDFVTLVFFEKLVERIAREAPAVSFELLPVDDSPDELLRRGDVDFLILPDMFTSSVHSSVPLFDEKLVCVGCPTNKQLPQQLTFERYMSMRHVAVRFGRTMKPSIEEWFLLEHGLKRRVEVAVQGFSMIPPMVSGTARIATMPLRLVRHFENTFPLRVIELPLPFPTFTETLQWPALHNSDPASIWMREIMMQEASRMAVPL, from the coding sequence ATGCGTTTCAAAGGACTTGATCTAAATCTCCTCGTTGTGCTCGACGCACTCCTGACGGAGCGTAATCTCTCGGCGGCGGCACGCAGGATCAACCTGAGTCAGCCCGCCATGAGTGCGGCCGTCGCCCGACTGCGCGATTATTTCCGCGATGAACTGTTTACGATAAGAGGTCGCGAACGATTTCTAACCCCGCGTGCGGCAGCATTTGCCCCCGCAGTTCGCGACGCTCTCCAGCACATCCAGTGCTCGATTATTTCTTCGGATCCGTTTGACCCAGCTCGAGCCGATCGCCTCTTCAGGATCATTCTTTCCGATTTCGTCACGCTCGTGTTTTTCGAAAAGCTTGTGGAGCGTATTGCACGGGAAGCCCCCGCCGTCAGCTTCGAACTGCTGCCTGTCGACGATAGCCCCGATGAGCTTCTCCGGCGCGGTGACGTCGATTTTCTAATTCTACCGGATATGTTCACGTCGAGTGTGCATTCAAGCGTTCCGCTGTTTGACGAGAAGCTCGTGTGCGTAGGCTGTCCCACAAACAAGCAGCTGCCACAGCAGCTTACATTCGAGAGATACATGTCGATGAGGCACGTCGCGGTCAGGTTCGGGCGTACGATGAAGCCGTCTATCGAGGAATGGTTTTTGCTTGAGCATGGCCTTAAGAGACGTGTCGAGGTCGCCGTGCAGGGCTTCAGCATGATTCCACCTATGGTGTCCGGCACAGCTCGTATAGCGACCATGCCCTTGCGGCTGGTCAGGCATTTCGAAAACACGTTCCCCCTGCGGGTTATCGAACTTCCGCTGCCATTTCCCACATTCACCGAGACCCTCCAATGGCCGGCCCTCCACAATAGCGATCCGGCAAGCATCTGGATGCGGGAGATAATGATGCAAGAGGCATCTCGGATGGCTGTCCCGCTGTGA